From one Lycium ferocissimum isolate CSIRO_LF1 chromosome 7, AGI_CSIRO_Lferr_CH_V1, whole genome shotgun sequence genomic stretch:
- the LOC132062116 gene encoding zinc finger BED domain-containing protein DAYSLEEPER-like: MGERAEGVGGRLRSGALGKTRRNPNLFSRSSKGKSGSSSKSKIQFRNNREDFTHVDETEFFAPPGFPPIAEDLELQTEALDRAYGNLEFDDFENLEVEEGEELDLNETHTSPVTEASTQTTSQSGAGCPLIPPTRGTTKAQRSRTNVVWKFMTLDDTKTQAICHKCKQIKKHVSGGGAGGTGGLARHLRTCVGKSYFNARLAAGLKNTLTSASSAASGGSVGGSNMVQQTLNRSNPAVTQMAYNKDRDREELAKMVAVCGLPFSFPSNPGFVHYIRAMYNPTFQGIPRSTIRADVFKFQSDYCQYMRCVFHYLDTRVSVTFDIGRSVNGNDYLCVTAHWIDHNWNMQKRILGYKYIDEKKQVLIFIQMF, translated from the coding sequence AACTCGTCGAAATCCTAACCTTTTTAGCCGTAGTAGTAAGGGTAAATCTGGTTCTTCTAGTAAATCTAAAATTCAATTTAGAAACAATAGGGAGGATTTCACTCATGTTGATGAAACTGAATTTTTTGCTCCCCCCGGTTTTCCTCCTATTGCAGAAGATTTAGAATTACAAACTGAAGCCTTAGATAGAGCTTATGGTAATttagaatttgatgattttgaaaatttagaagTAGAAGAAGGTGAGGAATTAGATTTAAATGAGACACATACTAGTCCCGTTACCGAAGCTTCAACTCAGACTACATCTCAGTCTGGAGCTGGTTGTCCCCTTATACCTCCTACTCGGGGTACGACTAAGGCGCAACGTTCTAGAACTAATGTCGTATGGAAATTCATGACTTTAGATGACACTAAAACTCAGGCTATTTGTCACAAAtgtaaacaaattaaaaaacacGTAAGCGGTGGAGGGGCAGGGGGGACGGGTGGTTTAGCTAGACACTTGAGAACATGTGTTGGAAAATCATACTTCAATGCTCGATTAGCAGCCGGACTTAAAAACACACTGACCAGCGCTAGTAGTGCTGCTTCTGGTGGATCCGTTGGGGGATCTAATATGGTCCAACAAACTTTAAATCGTTCTAACCCCGCTGTCACTCAAATGGCTTATAATAAAGATAGAGATCGTGAAGAACTAGCTAAAATGGTTGCAGTTTGTGGCTTGCCTTTTAGTTTTCCTTCTAACCCTGGTTTTGTGCATTATATTAGAGCTATGTATAACCCTACTTTTCAAGGCATTCCTAGATCCACTATTAGAGCCGacgtttttaaatttcaaagtgATTATTGTCAATATATGCGTTGTGTGTTCCATTACCTAGATACTAGAGTGTCTGTCACTTTTGATATAGGTCGCAGTGTTAATGGCAATGATTATTTATGTGTTACGGCACATTGGATTGATCATAATTGGAATATGCAAAAGCGTATACTTGGTTAtaaatatattgatgagaaaaaACAAGTTCTTATATTTATACAAATGTTCTAG
- the LOC132062696 gene encoding zinc finger BED domain-containing protein DAYSLEEPER-like, with product MYNNYKSAESRSGNQRPSQKNKAKFGNRKFDRSMDAAWLGIANTQNESDLESYLDQSLESIIVDDDDNEDILGWWRECGKAFPLLSKMARDMLTIQSSSVASEAAFSAARFQLGDHRHSLAQDSLEISVLFRAWINAERKNCGLPKLTRQEEEEYEEIINTNSDDGMELMDRQGDIPIRN from the coding sequence atgtataataattataaatCTGCGGAAAGTAGAAGTGGAAATCAACGTCcttcacaaaaaaataaggcTAAATTTGGCAATAGAAAATTTGATAGATCAATGGATGCTGCATGGCTTGGTATTGCTAATACTCAAAATGAAAGTGATCTTGAATCTTATCTTGATCAGAGTTTGGAAAGCATCATTGTGGACGACGACGACAATGAAGATATTTTAGGATGGTGGAGGGAGTGTGGCAAGGCATTTCCATTACTCTCAAAAATGGCTCGAGATATGCTAACTATCCAATCCTCATCAGTAGCTTCAGAGGCAGCTTTTAGCGCGGCAAGATTTCAACTTGGAGACCACAGACATTCATTAGCACAAGATAGCTTGGAGATTTCTGTCTTATTCAGGGCTTGGATCAACgcagaaagaaaaaattgtgGGCTACCAAAATTAACCcgtcaagaagaagaagaatatgaagagATAATCAACACTAATAGCGATGATGGCATGGAACTTATGGACCGTCAAGGAGATATACCAATTCGTAATTGA
- the LOC132064271 gene encoding glutathione S-transferase U7-like: MEKSTDLKLLGTKESIFTQRIVWALKLKGIDYEFIEQDFSSRSSPLLVELNPIYKKVPVLVHCGKPISESLVILEYIEGTWPFNPLFPVDPFERASARFWARFIDGKFYEAANKAFFSSGETKAEGVESVAEGLHILEGQIIGKKFFSGETIGYLDIVVGWIAYWLQYIEEVGEFKAMDSRKYPHLHAWINNFIQVPIIQESLPKSDAVKAAYKGFKDAAALAGAN, translated from the exons ATGGAGAAGAGTACAGATCTGAAACTCCTGGGCACAAAAGAAAGTATATTTACTCAAAGAATAGTGTGGGCACTTAAGCTAAAAGGcattgattatgaatttattgagCAAGATTTCTCCAGCAGGAGTAGTCCATTGCTTGTGGAGCTTAATCCAATTTATAAGAAGGTGCCGGTGCTGGTTCATTGTGGAAAACCAATATCTGAATCACTCGTTATTCTTGAGTACATTGAAGGGACATGGCCCTTTAATCCTCTATTCCCCGTGGATCCTTTTGAGAGAGCTTCTGCTCGTTTTTGGGCTAGGTTTATTGATGGCAAG TTCTATGAAGCAGCAAATAAGGCATTTTTCTCCTCTGGAGAGACTAAAGCAGAGGGGGTTGAATCGGTGGCAGAGGGATTACATATTCTTGAAGGGCAAATAATTGGGAAAAAGTTCTTTAGTGGGGAGACAATAGGGTACCTTGACATAGTAGTTGGTTGGATTGCTTACTGGTTGCAATATATAGAGGAAGTTGGTGAATTCAAAGCAATGGATTCAAGAAAATACCCTCATCTTCATGCATGGATCAATAATTTCATTCAAGTTCCGATTATTCAAGAAAGCCTTCCTAAATCTGATGCTGTCAAGGCTGCTTACAAGGGGTTCAAAGATGCTGCAGCTTTGGCTGGTGCAAATTGA